CCGAGGCCAGGGCTGAGACGACCAGGCTCCTGGAAAAGGTCCGGATCCCCTCCGCCGCCTCGCGTTTCGATGAATATCCGCATCGTTTTTCCGGCGGCATGCGCCAGCGGGTGATGATCGCCATGGCGCTCGCCAGCCGGCCGAAGCTCCTGATCGCCGACGAGCCGACGACGGCGCTCGACGTGACGATCCAGGGCCAGATCCTCGATCTCATCAAAATGCTGCAGGAAGAGGAGGGGACCTCCGTTTTTTTCATCACCCATGACATGGGCGTCGTCGCCGAGATCGCCGACAGGACGGTGGTGATGTATCGCGGCGAACAGGTCGAAAGCGGCGCCACCGCCGATATCTTCCACCGCGGCAGACATCCCTACACACGGGCGCTGCTGTCGGCCGTGCCGGTGCTCGGCTCGATGCAGGGCCGGCAGAGGCCGCTGCGTTTTCCCGTGGTCAACACGGCGACGGGCGAATCGGACGTCCCCGCCGAGGCAGCCGATACGGTGGCAGTGACGCCCGTCCTGGAGGTGAAGAACCTCACCAAGCGCTTCGACATCCACTCCGGCCTGTTCGGCCGGCTGACGAGCCGCGTGCACGCGGTCGAAAACGTCTCTTTCGATCTCCATGCCGGCGAGACGTTGTCGCTCGTCGGTGAATCCGGCTGCGGCAAATCGACGACAGGGCGGGCGATCATGCGCCTGATCGAGCCGCAGGCCGGTTCGGTGCTCGTCGAGGGCAGGGAGGTGCTCGGCCTCGACAGGAAGGAGCTGCGCGAAATGCGCAAATCCGTGCAGATGATTTTCCAGGATCCCTTCGCCAGCCTCAATCCGCGCATGACGGTGGGTGCTGCGATCGCCGAACCCTATCTCGAGCACAGGATGGGCAATGCGAAACAGGCAAAGGAGGTCGTCGCCGATCTCTTGGTGAAGGTTGGCCTCTCCCCGGATATGGCGGCGCGCTACCCGCATGAATTTTCCGGCGGCCAGCGCCAGCGCATCTGCATCGCCCGGGCGCTCGCCCTGCAACCGAAGGTCATCGTTGCCGACGAAAGCGTTTCGGCGCTCGACGTCTCGATCAAGGCGCAGGTCATCAACCTGATGCTCGACCTGCAGCAGAGCCTCAACCTCGCCTTCCTGTTCATCTCCCATGACATGGCGGTGGTCGAGCGTGTCAGCCACCGCGTGGCGGTGATGTATCTCGGCGAGATCGTCGAGATCGGCCCGCGCGCCGCCATCTTCGAAAATCCGCAGCACCCTTATACGAAGAAACTCATCGCCGCCGTGCCGGTGCCCGATCCCGACCGCCGCCACGAAAAGCGCATGGTGGCGAACGACGAGATCAAGAGCCCGATGCGCCCGATCGACTATGCCCCTCCGAAAGCCTCCTATCGCGAGGTCGGGCCGGGCCATCTGGTTATGGCCGATCGCTCCTCCGGACTGGGAGTTGCCTAACGGATCAGCGGCGCATAAAGCAGATGCAGAGACAAATGCTTGGAAAGCCGCGCCGATGAACAAGACAGAGTATTTTTCCACGCTCGGCGGTCTGCCGCCGCAGAGCCAGCTGCTTTCGGGCCGGGCCGTTTTCACCACGGCTTACGCGGTCATCCCCCGCGGTGTCATGAGCGATATTGTCACGAGCCTCCTTCCGCATTGGACGGGAACGCGGGCATGGGTTCTCTCCCGGCCGCTTTCGGGCTTCTCCGAGACCTTCTCGCAATATGTCATGGAAGTTCAGCCGGGCGGCGGAAGCGATCGGCCGGAACCCGACAAGCGGGCCGAAGCGGTGCTGTTTGTCGTCGAAGGCGGCATGACGGTCGAGCTCGAAGGCGTCAGCCATGCGCTGCGCGCCGGCTCCTTTGTTTACATTCCGGCGGGTTCGGCCTGGCGCCTCACAAATGATGGTTCGGCTCCTGCCATCTTCCACTGGGTCCGAAAGGCGTTTCAGGAGGTCGAGGGGCTGGA
Above is a window of Rhizobium etli CFN 42 DNA encoding:
- a CDS encoding bifunctional allantoicase/(S)-ureidoglycine aminohydrolase; this encodes MNKTEYFSTLGGLPPQSQLLSGRAVFTTAYAVIPRGVMSDIVTSLLPHWTGTRAWVLSRPLSGFSETFSQYVMEVQPGGGSDRPEPDKRAEAVLFVVEGGMTVELEGVSHALRAGSFVYIPAGSAWRLTNDGSAPAIFHWVRKAFQEVEGLEPPPAIVSHEDDHPIRAMPDTDGRWGTTRFIDPADVRYDMHVNIVTLEPGAVIPFMETHVMEHGLYVLEGKAVYRLNQDWVEVEAGDFMWLRAFCPQACYAGGPGRFRYLLYKDVNRHMKLW
- a CDS encoding ABC transporter ATP-binding protein — translated: MGSVQAQSIETAIPVLSVEGLTTSFLVDGAWKPVVRDVSFTVAPGETVAIVGESGSGKSVTSLSIMRLLQAEVSRIEGRVMLGGRDLLALPEHAMRQVRGNEVAMIFQEPMTSLNPLFTIGDQISEALLCHSDMSRAEARAETTRLLEKVRIPSAASRFDEYPHRFSGGMRQRVMIAMALASRPKLLIADEPTTALDVTIQGQILDLIKMLQEEEGTSVFFITHDMGVVAEIADRTVVMYRGEQVESGATADIFHRGRHPYTRALLSAVPVLGSMQGRQRPLRFPVVNTATGESDVPAEAADTVAVTPVLEVKNLTKRFDIHSGLFGRLTSRVHAVENVSFDLHAGETLSLVGESGCGKSTTGRAIMRLIEPQAGSVLVEGREVLGLDRKELREMRKSVQMIFQDPFASLNPRMTVGAAIAEPYLEHRMGNAKQAKEVVADLLVKVGLSPDMAARYPHEFSGGQRQRICIARALALQPKVIVADESVSALDVSIKAQVINLMLDLQQSLNLAFLFISHDMAVVERVSHRVAVMYLGEIVEIGPRAAIFENPQHPYTKKLIAAVPVPDPDRRHEKRMVANDEIKSPMRPIDYAPPKASYREVGPGHLVMADRSSGLGVA